Genomic segment of Arachis hypogaea cultivar Tifrunner chromosome 11, arahy.Tifrunner.gnm2.J5K5, whole genome shotgun sequence:
CAAAATTGGGAGCAATTTAGCCACTCAAAAtgagtgaaattatttttttatgaaacctTGAGATGTCTAGATTGTTCccctaaaatttcagaattttcttatGTGTGGTTTGGGAGATGATTTTTAGAAAATGGTCATTTTCTGCAGAAACAATGTTGTCCAAACTTTCTAATTGCAGTGACGGCTTCTAATTGTGTCTCATACTAGACTAGTGACTGTCTTGGAATAACCTTTCTTGAACTTTTTACCATTTCGGACTCAATACATTTTGTACAATCTTAATTTTCCTTGTGTGGCTGTACTAGATTGTAAATGGCCCTGAAGTTTTGAGCAAATTTGTTGGTGAAACTGAAAAGAATGTGAGGGACCTTTTTGCTGATGCTGAACAAGAGCAGAGGAGCCACACAGATTGCATGTACTTAAGATTAAATTTTCTGATAATTCACTCTTATTAATCACTGTATTTTCAGGGGATGAAAGTGATTTGCATGTAATTATCTTTGATGAAATCAATGCTATTTATAAGGTATGGAATTTCTGAACTTTGGACAAATGTGAATCATGCAATGTGTTATTTGCCTATTTATTGATCACTGTTAATTCATGATCATTGTGTGTCAATATTAGATGCTTCAGATTTTCTATGCTACTAATACTATGTGACCCTCCTTTGTGGGATTTGTAGATAGTTAAATTAGAGTCATAAAAGCTTCAGGTGAAATTTTTTTCATGTAGTTTTCTTCAGATTTATTAAGTTATATATTTTTCATCGATGACTCCTCAAAATTGCAgtacaattttaaatattaagatttaatttaATACAAGTTTTCTTATCCCTAACAAATTGTAGTATTGAGCTTAAAGTTGTATTATAGAATTCTCCGATCTATCTTTAGTCACACAATCTTCCTCGGTGTGAGTGCAGTCAAGAGGTTCAACTCGCGATGGTACTGGAGTTCATGATAGAATTGTGAACCAACTTCTTACTAAGGTCAGtttaaatcatattttattaaaataataactcTTCTCTAGTAGTCAGAAGCATATATTTAATAAACAATATGATTGGTTTGTAGATAGATAGTGTGGAGTCACTAAATAATGTTTTGCTTATTGGAATGACCAACAGAAAGGATATGCTTGATGAGGCTCTCTTAAGGTCTCTAAATTTTCCCTCCTTTCTTGTAGGTTTTTTAAATATGCTTAGTGTgaaaaatataaatgtaaatttGTGAACACTCAACAAGGATATGCTATTGTTTATTGTATTCTGCAATTGTTATCCAATCTACTGCTGCTTTGATTTCTTATAATAAACTCCTATAGTAACTATATGCATATGTAGTGCATACCTCTTTAGTTGTTGCCATTTCTTTTGCTTGTAGACCAGGGCGGTTGGAAGTCCAGGTTGAGATAAGCCTTCCTGATGAAAATGGTCGATTGCAAATTCTTCAAATTCATACTAACAAGATGAAAGAAAATTCTTTTCTTGCTCCTGATGTGAATCTTCAAGAGCTTGGTATGTGTTATTATGGCAAATTTAGGATGATATAAGTTTGTATATTTATGTCTTTGTTGTCTTTGATGGAAGTAATCAATAAGTAATCTTGATTAGGTTGATTCTTTgctaataaatattttgaagCAAGATCAACTACTTCTGATGTCAAGCTTTTACTTATCATTTCGCTAAAAAAAGTGGATAATAAAATTATCAGCATCACACTTATTCAATTATGAAGGTCAGCAAATGTTTACTCTGGGTTTGCCTTATCTTTTGCAGCTGCTAGAACAAAAAACTACAGTGGTGCAGAACTTAAAGGTGTTGTGAAAAGTGCCGTCTCATATGCTTTAAGTCGACAACTGAGTCTAGAGGATCTCACGAAGCAAGTTGAGGAAGAGAATATTAAGGTTACCGAATTCTGGAACAGCAACTTCAAAAACACATATCTCAAGACTCTGAAACTCTTTGGAGGTGCAACCAAAGAGGGGTGAAAGATGGATTTTGTATGATATAATATTTTGGTTTTTCCTAGTTTTTTAGTGGTAATCTCTAAGTGGTCTCATGCATATTTTGATATGAGTATGCTTATTTTAGTGTGAAATGTATAAATACTCAAAATTATGATCATCctaatatttttggttcattatataaggataatttttattatttaaagattattgtattgtattattatgtatttatttttattttataataattaactaatttaattaaaaatacaagattatatatataattatattcccaaatattaggttttagataaaaagattattagaaatttttgtttatatatatatatataaacaaaaaaatataaacaaaaatttaaaaaaaatgagggaTAAAATGCTACATTTATATAAAGTAGCTATAGATATATTATTTGTTACGTTTATAAAGTGATGCAGTAgtcttgaaaagtgtagcctattcttTTGAATTCTGGTAACCATTagtgctgaaaagcgtagcctttggtcctgaacAACATCACTTAAAAATCACACCCTATTCTTAAAGGCCAGAAGCTTAgccagaaaagcgtagcctttgagaataggcaacactGGTATAGGCATCCTTTACAAAAGCGTCTCCAAAGACTAAAAATCGTAGCCTttgcctaaggcatcatttttttttcatttttggctacactttttaagTGTATCTGAAtgagtgtttttcttgtagtgtatttgTAATCTATGTGTTCTTTTTTTCACTTATTTCTTAGAGCTCATGATCACAGAAGAAGAACTTGAGATTCTTTGTGTgattgaagttgaaaaattattGCAAATGAACGACAAAAGCTTTAAAGATTTTTCCCAAATGCCTTTTCCTAATCAAGATTTGGTTTCTCATTTTTCAAGTTCTATGATTATGAATGAGTTGGGTTATGATGTACATCAACTTCGAGAAGAACATGCTATAAATTTGAATAAATTGACAGATGAACAAAAACTCATTTACCAGAAAATAATTTACACGGTTACAAATAAAAGAGCTGGGTTCTTTTTTGTTTATGGATTTGGTGGTACTGAAAAAACTTTTTTGTGGAAATTGTTGTCTTCTCTTCTTCGTTCAGAAAAGAGAATTGTTTTAAATGTTACTTCTAGTGGTATTGCATCTTTATTGCTACCTGGTGGGAGGACTGCACACTCATTGTTTTGCATCCCAATCGAGTTGAATGAGGAATCTATGTTCAATATTAAGAAAGATAGTCAATGAGAAGAACTCATCCGTCGTGCTTCTCTAATAATATGGGATGAGGCACCCATGACGAATAAGTTGGCACTTGAAGCCCTTGATAGAACTTTTCGTGATTTAATGAGTTTGAATGTGCCTTCGGCTCGTGATATTCCCTTCGGTGGGAAAGTTATTGTGCTTGGTGGTGATTTTAGACAAGTGTTACCAGTTATTCCTAAACGAACTCATGCTGAAATAGTTATGACTTCAATTAATTCGTCAATTCTTTGGAAACATTGTAAGGTAATGTGGTTGACAAAAAATCTTCGGTTATAAAAAAAACTCCTTGGTGTCAAATTTGGATGAAGTAAAAGAATTTTCTAATTGGATTTTAAAGATTGGTGAAGGTTCTTGTGGGGTTCAAAAGGAGGATGAAATTATTGTTGATATTCCAAGTGATTTACTTATTCCTTCGACTGACAATCCTATTCAGGATATTGTTTCAGCTATATATTCAGATATTGATGATAACTATGGTAATGCTTTGTATTTTCAAGAACGTGCTATACTTGCTCCTACTGTTGATATTGTGTCGCAGATAAATGATTTTGTTGTTGATACTCTTCCTGGGTTAGTAAAGGTTTATTTGAGTTTTGACTCTATTTGTAAAAGTGATTGtcaagatgtgattgaaactgaTTGGTTGACAACTGAGTTTTTGAATTAGATTACATGTTTAGGGATACCAAATCATGTTCTTAAATTGAAGAAAGGTGCTCCTATTATTTTGCTAAGGAACATAGATCAGGCAAATGGATTGTGTAATAGAACTCGACTTATTGTTCAAGATCTTGGAGATAATATTATTGGTGCTGAAGTTGTGTCTGGAAGTAACATTGATGACAAGGTTTTTATTCCTTGGATGAATTTAGTGCCCAGTGATCTTGGTATTCCTTTTAAATTTCAGCGCAGACAGTTTTCAATTAGTCTTTGTTTTGCGATGACTATTAATAGGAATTAAGGGCAAACTTTATCTTTGGTTGGTATTTATCTTCGACAACCAATTTTTTATGTTGCGATATCTAGAGTGACAACAAGATCAGGATTAAAGATATTATTGTCTAATGAAGATGATAACTATTGGAACTCCACATCTAATAATGTTGTTTATAaggaagtttttaaaaaaatataatttggtaAGTGGATTATTTAACAGAATTATTTGTTTAGTATATTTTTCATATACCCATATAGATCTTATTTTTCTCTAATTCCTATTGTCTTCTGCATTTGGGGTTCGTTTTGTTCGATATGCCCTAAATTCTATATTCGACTATCGTTCAGAAGAGACACCGTGGGTCTAATAACTGAGTGTTCTTTGTTGATATGCAAATCTAATATTATTGATAATGGATTTGGATTAGGGTGCTGTTAATGATGATGACCTCTTTATTAGAGGGAAGCAAAATATGTATTTAGAAAATTCTACTATTATTGTTTTAGTTCGATTGTATTTGTTTGATATCTATTTTAAGACATAAAGATTTTTACTAATGTAAAAAGtaataatccaaaaaaaattaaaaaaagttgagTTTAtgttgtaaataaaaattttcgaCCCGTGCAAGTATAACTTATAGCATGCATTATAATGTTTATATTGATTTGCTATCCGTGGACATGCACACTGACTTGAATTCTTGCAATGAAGCTTTCCATGTTCAGACGTAAGATATGCTTAAAACTATTTTTGCAGACAAAATGAATGTAGTTTGATCATTTCTAATAGATATAACTTATTGTGGGATGAGCTAGAGATTACTTTGAAGCTGTTGGGAAGGAAAGAAGGTTATTCCGGAACTATCGTTAGAAACAAAGCAATTGGAGAGTTGACAGTGCTCATTCAGTGCCTTTTTTTTCTGTTAATCATTATGCTGATGTTAAAATTGGTTTGAAAACtctgttaatttttgttaaagCATGTTAATTATTGTGCTGATCTTGTTAAaattatgtttgaaaattttgttaatcttagtgtgtttatttatattttatttattattttattataaaacggttattCCTATTGAATTACGATTGAACCGGTTAGACTAATAAACCAGTAAACTAGTCCTAgaacggtttgatgaccggtatGGTTTTCAGAACGACTCACCAATCCAATGACCAGTAGCATGACTGGTTCGATTATCGAattggttctgacaactatgcctCTGCCATCTTATTCTTGTTTGTGTTTATATTATCCACTACTGCACCCCATTCTCTATTCACTTACCTACCAATTCCCACTACTCCCAAAGTCCCTCCCTATCCCCATTTGAGCCTCTCTCTCAATCATCAGAACAGCGGCCACTTCTTTCTCCAGTGTTACTCCCATATCTTCACTTTGGCTTCTGTTACGTGTTTCTCTCCATCGTCGCCGTTGTTATGTAATGTTTCTCCAAGCTGCAACCTTTTAGCTATCTGCTCTATGTGATGTCTTTTCTGACTAATTGATTTTTGATGACTTGATCTATTAACAAGATGAATTAGtttaatcttttaaatttctttgttCAGTGATCTATTTTatccaatgttctgaaaatcgaattGGACCGACCAgttaaaccggttcaaccaaAACCGATAAAAATTGGTCCGGTCCAATGTGTAAAACCGTCGAATCATAAACCGCTCAAAAACTGCTAAATTGGTCGGTAACTGACCGGTCAGATAGAATTGGAACCCGGCCGGTTTAaagaaaacgacgtcgtttccttCATTGAAAGGGAAAAAGGGGTTGCACGCgttatcccccccccccccccccttctctcCAACTCCTCCCTTCAGCAAAGAGCAAACTGCCCAAGCCTCCACCAAAGAAATCAAACCCTAGCCACCACCAATAGTTGTCGCCGTCTGTCGGAGTGAGAGATTGctgccgccgtccgtcgcactcaagaacttccgTCTTCGTGCTCTTGGGCCTCTCGCCGGATCCTCCGCGTCGTGTGCTCGCATCTCGCCTCTCTCCTCTTGCTCGTCTGCTCGCGCCTTCCTCCGCCAGTGAGTGCTCGAACTGTGCGTGTTTCTGCTCCCCCACCGCTGCTCTTCTGCCGGCATCCGTCGCGCTCAACACCACCGTCTTCGTCTGGGCGTCGAGCCCGAGTCTCCAACCCCTTTCCTCATTCACCAAGCGCAACTTCTTCCTCGAATTCGCCGGCCGCCGTCTTCTCTTCCTTTGCTCAGCCACGCTTTTGCCGCCGTTCGTCGTTGTGCTCATCGCCTGGTCTCCGTCTCGATCGCGCTTCTGCCCTTCTGCTCAGACTGCTTAGAACGAAGGTAATAATgacttcattttttttcattctttgttCTTCGTTCTTTGCTCAAAAATCATCCAATGATTATTGAAAATTTGAATGTTGtgtggttttaattttttattgagtgATTATTTCTTATTGATTAGCCCTGGTTCTGCTGTTTTTCTGTTCTGCTATTCTCGGTCAGTAGGTggatttctttgtttttctatttttctgtttttgtctggTAAATCAGAGAAGGatattgcatgttgggtttctttttgttCACTGCTTGGAATTTTGTTGCTGAGAATTGTTCATGTCTGATGTGTCTTTTGATAATATGTAAGTCTGTTTCAGGTggttaattattatatgttttctTTCTGTTAATTTTTAGTCCCCTCCTCCTCAACCCTCCCGACCAGAAACCCCTTCACCTTTCAAATTTGTTATTTTTGTCCCTGCCTGTAGAAAGCTATTGTAGAAGAGATTCAGCTTGATTCCTTTGTAGGATTTGATGGGTTCCTTTACCAAAAAGTTTTAACAGATTGTATTAGTAACTAATACCATTATTTAATGAAGTGATATATTCTTGATCACTACTAAACTGGTCCAGCAAGGGGGATTCTTCTCATATCTTGAAGGTGATTTTTCCATTATCATTATGGGGATTTTTGTGGCGTATGATTCCCTTATTTGCAAGAAAATGTTACTGTCATATTCCCTTTCAATGCTGTTGCCAAGTCCTGAATGCTCAACATTAGTGGTTGCTGGGAGGAATGGGAATAAGAGTAGCTATTCAGAAGACTGGCTTGCAATAATGATTTGCTTAACTGTGTGAGTTTTCTGTGTTAGTCTAGCTACATTGAGAAGCATTATGTTGTACTATAAATTTTTGGATTGAAGTTTTCTCCAATAGGATTTACTTGAGTGCATTACATGATGCTACACATCCTGATGTCAATTTTAGCAGTATTTGATGGCTGTAAGTAGTCTAGGATTGTAAAGCACCACTTTGATATTAACTTTTATCTTAATCACTCCTGTTCAGGCTTCTATGTGTAGCAGAATATgattatcttatttatttatcttttgaatacATGGTGTGATTTTGAACTTTTCAAGTTTAATTTGGAATTAAGAGAGCATTGTGTATTCCAGGATTTGTGTTAAGGCAATGTAGTGGGGAACAGTGGAGCTTTTTCTTAAATTTCGATTAGTAACAAACTGAATGACAAATTGATAATCATAAGGGTAAATACTTTTTCAGGTATCAATAGGCCTTGTGGAataatagaaaattatttttttcctatttttatttttagtgtttatttataatttatttattattttattataaatttttccggttgaaccacgGTTAAACCGGTTGgaccagtaaaccagtgaaccaatAGCTAAAGCGGTTCGATGactggtccggttttcagaaccttgattttATCTGATTAGTTCTGGTTTTGCCTCTTTAAGATATGAAAATAAAGTGAGTGATTAAAATGATTAAATTCAAAGCTGGCTCTCAACTCTTTGTGCTTTGTTCTGCCCAACTAGAATCTTAATTTGCCTGACTTTCAATAAACCTTGTTATTATGAATGAACTAATTAACATTCTGGAGCTTTAATTTGTTTCTGTTTTGCTTGTCATTTGAATGTAACAAATGGAAAGACGAAGGCTTATCATATGAAGAAAATTGTCAAGTCTTATAGGTGTGGCTTGGTTTTCACCTGGTATAGCTGTGGCACAAACACAATGAGATTTATTGATGATCTTTTTTATCTTAtggttttctttttctgttctgttgatatatttttctgtttGTGATTCTTTCTGTAATTCTATTTCTGTTGATCATATTTATTATATGGTTTTCAATTTCTATaaattgattttgtaattctGTTTTAGTGATTCATTCTGGAATTATGGATGATTACTTAAGGGATCTTGTCGATCCAAGCACTATGGTGGAGATTTCCTGATCTTACTGACATAATTGAGGAACCCTTCCAGCCTGTTGCATCTGACTTTTATAATTGACGCAGaagttaaaaaataagaaaataatataaaaaattctaCAATAAGTTACTACATATTTGTTCTCGTTAGTTAAGCTCTTGTTAATCCTAATTTTGTGGCTGTTGTTCCTTTCAGATTGTtggtattgaaaataaaaaatggataTAGGATTATGTCTTTCTTGGAGCTATCTTCATGTGGTAGAGGAAGCAAAGATACTCTAGTTACTACAGAGAGCATAAAGGTTGTAATTTACTTGCTTAAGAGAAACTGGAAAGCGTATATGCCTAACGCTATGAAGCCTAAAGTTAAAATTTAACTTACCAAGCATAactatttgaaaaattaaagaattagagGATGTGTTCTGTGATGAGAAACCAGGGTATTTTGAATATGCAAAGGAAATAACAGTGAGTGCTCAATTTAAGAATACTAGTTTCTATGAAACCTTCAATTGTATATTGAAGCAGATGAGGCTTCAGGCTTGCTCAAGTTTGCGTGGtattctttttataaattttggcaGCAAATTCTGCATAGATTTTGTTCTCTTAGTTAATGTCGCTACTTTTACTCTCTCCCGTCCTTTTCTTGTCCTTTTTCAGTCTTTCCTCTTCATGCTATCTTGTGCTTTTGTTAGTATAGTAGAATCTAAGTTTCGCCATTATTATGTCTGTAGGAAGTGCAAGTGGATCCTCTATAATGCTAGAACTTCAAATTAAGCACTTTGCAAAAGGTATAAGCTTTGCTAATTACAGTCCCATATACAATCTACACAACCTATGCATTACTGTTGATTTTGTGATAAAATGGTTAGTTTTGGAGTTGATTTGATATGGATTCCCATTTTATGTATGTGGAATTTAGCCTTCATAATTAAAGCTATTCTTAAAGCTGTAACTTTTTAGCCACTGTCAAGGGGAATCCAAATCAGAAATATCATCAGAATCTTGTTTATCTTAATCATCACAGTCATTCTTGAGTTACTGTACATTGTGATAGACCTTCAACTGCTTTCTATGATAATGTAGTATTCCAGTATATGGCATAGAAAATTAAACTCGTTGCATAATTAATGTCCGTGCACATCATTGCCTGTTGTGACTTATTGCTTTACTTACAAATTGGATGATTGTGTTATTGTACATTGTGTGTCGCAACttattaagaaagaaaaaaatgttaggTCTAGGGGTAAATTTATGTACTCATTACTCAAGGTGTTAGGAACAAAAGATTTTCTTTACCAGtttcttttttttactaaaatggTAAATCTTGTACCTTGCAGGGGTTCAAAATACAAAGCTAAATAAACCTACTCCTCTCAGGTATATGCTAAAGGCAACATTTAGTGGAGCTGATCATATATGGCATTTCGATTTCTACCGCTTCTAGTGCAGTGTGCCAAATTGAGACACCCTTTTCCCTCCAAGCTCAGTTCCATTTCCACATCCCTCCACCATCTTTCAGATTCTTTCTTCTCAGAAGAACTGTTCCCTGATCGACAAAAAACCATTTCCAATCTCGACGAACACCTCGTTCTTGAGCAAATATCGGAGCTCTTACCCATAGCCAAATGTGCATCACAGAACACTATCTTGAAAGACCATGAATCCAAATCGGCAAGGGAACCTGTCGATGGGTTTTTGTCACCAGAGGAGAAATTGCGTGGTGTTTTTCTTCAGAAGCTGAATGGTAAGGCTGCAATTGAACAAGCTTTATCCAATGTTGGTGTTGATGTGAATATTGATGTTCTCGGTAGGGTAGTGAACTCTGGGAACTTGGGTGGTGAAGCCATGGTTGCATTTTTTAACTGGGCAATTAAACAGCCAATGTTACCTAAGGACATTGGCAGTTACCGTGTGATTGTTAAGGCACTAGGAAGAAGGAAGTTTTTCAAGTTCATGATGGAGGTATTAGATGACATGAAGGTTAATGGCTTAGAAGCTGATTTGTTACTGTTATTTATTGTTATTGATAGTTTTGTCAGGGCTGGTCATGTGTCTAAAGCAATTCAAGTGTTTAGCAACTTGGATGATCTCGGGTTGAGACGCAATGCAGATGCCTTGAATGTACTCTTGTCATGCCTTTGCCAACGGTCTCATATGAGTGCTGCAAGTTCTGTGTTTAATTCAATGAAAGGGAAAGTATCTTTTGATGTTACTACGTACAATGTTGTTGCTGGTGGTTGGTCTAAGTTGGGTAGTGTGAATGAGATTGAGAGGATTATGAAGGAAATGGAAGTAGATGGATTTCATCCTGATTGTAGGACTTTCAGTTTATTTATTGAGGGTTTAGGCAGAGCTGGCCGCATTGATGAGGCTGTTGAGGTTTTCAATAAAATGCAGGAGAAAAATTGTCCAGCTGATACTGAGACTTATAATGcaatgatttttaattttgtgtcggttagagattttgatgagtctatgAAGTATTATAAAGCATTGTTGAGTAATAATTGTGAACCTAATCTTGATACGTACACAAGAATTATTATTGGCTTTTTGAGAGCTCGGAAGGTTGCTGATGCACTCCAGATGTTTGACGAAATGCTAAGGCAAGGAGTTGTACCTTCTACTGGGATGGTAACCTCCTTCATCAAGCATTTATGCAACTATGGTCCACCATATGCTGCAATAATTATTTACAAGAAAGTGAGAAAATTAGGATGTATGATATCAATGAATGCTTATAAgatattgcttatgcgtctaatgAAGTTTGCGAAATGTGGAATGTTACTAAATATCTGGCAGGAGATGCAAGAATGTGGGTATAATTCAGATATTGAAGTTTATGAGTGCATCATCACTGGACTTTGCAACATAGGACAGCTTGAAAATGCGGTTCTTGTCATGGAGGAGTCTTTGCAGAAAGGGTTCTGTCCAAGTAGGCTTGTATATAGTAAATTAAGTAACAGGTTGCTTGCTTCAAATAAAACAGAGATCGCATACAAGTTGTTTCTGAAGATAAAGCATGCTCGTTCCCTTAAAAGTGCAAGGAGCTTTTGGCGTTCTAATGGTTGGCACTTCTGAACAGGCATGCCAATCAACATCTCCTGCAGTAGAGCCTCTTGTTTGATTTTAACACTAGTAAATAACTGTAGCCAAGAAAAATATTGCTATACCAGTACACACCAAGAAATAGATCACATCTCAAAATATTACTAGTTTGCAGGTATTGTAATTATTTATTGTCGTGCTATTTGTGGTGTAGACAGTATTGCCAGAGTTTTATTTAGCTAGATGGTGTAGACAAGTTGATGTTGTTCCCACTAAGGATTTATAAGTCATGAAGTAGTAGTCAATTTAAAATACTTGTATACAAAGTAGCAAATATTATTAGGATAATGTTTCCCGAGTCACATTATGAGTTTTATCTATGGTATACGAAGAGTTTTGCTTTTTGGAGTGGAAAGCAACTTTAATCTATATGATACAGTGACAAAACTGTTATTCTAGCCGAATCCTTGACTAAATAAAGTTTTGAGATGTTATTTGCTTCCCAAGGTATTTTACCTGTGTTTTTGTTTGTTTGACTATGTATATGTGTTGTTGCAAGATGACTTCCCTCGGTGGTACTAACTGGTGACTGGCTAAAAATATGGTTAAGGTAATCTTCAATGGGAGAACATGTTTGAACTTTAAACAACTAGGTTTCCTTTTAAGTTGCCAATTTTTCTCATTCTTGTGGTGTATTCGGGTGATTATTTGAACTACTGATTTTAAAGTTTACAAAAGTTTATTGTTTGAATATCACTATGTCTTCCAGTAAAGGTATTGTATTATCATTTTGCAATACACACGATAATTTAGTCGTAATATCATTTCTTCGTTTCCAATTGGCTTGTGTAATTTTCTAGTAAGTTGTGCTAAAGATGTGCACTTTAGATCTAAGGATAAAGCTATTTGTACCACCAAATTTCTCACCCATGTTTTTGTACCTTACTTGAGAAGGTGTAGGTGGCATGGGTTGAAGTGCATGCACATTTCTTCATATGCTTATGCATAGATTTAGTTCATAATCCGTCTGGATTGATTGAATGGTTTTCTGATGTGGCAAGATTTTCAGTCGACTTTATTTTATCTGTAGTCATAGTTAGATggactaattgaaaattttaaatcacAGCAAGGTGATTAAATTGTTATAATTTTGAAGTCAACTAattataattctttttattttgctataTTTCACATTACATTTAAGCAACCAACCATTGCTTATCAGTTATCACTACATGATTCAAGAACTGTGCAAGTAACAGTGATAACACCTTAGTTTACTTTTATGTTCTCAGACTAGAAATATAATATAATACATCACATATAATTCACCATTCTCATGCATTTGACACATTGAATCTCTAAATTGTGTAGATTACCTTTCACTTTCAAATACTGGAATAATGTTAGTTTTTCCCAGAACTTGATTGGACTGAAAGGTTAATGTATTCATCAATTTTGGGTACTCCATATTTTGAGAATCTCCACTAAATGGTACTGTTTATTGGGTATACTTGTATGTTAAACTTTGAAGATAACTAGCAAATTATAATTTGCAAGTACAATGTTATTTATAGTGTATTCAGCTTTATTGTTAGATGTTCGATTCTCGCCTTGAGCATAGAAGTCTGATAACTCAGGGCTAGCTGTCTCAAGCCCATTGATTTGCTTACAAGTCATCAGAGAGGGATTAATCAGCATGTTCGATGGTAGATACCAGGGCCTCAAGAGACGAGCAAGCTCTTACAAACGGAATTATATGCAGATTGATGTGAAGTTTGTAGGCAATTAGCTCGACATTTACAAAGTAAGCAGCAGTACTATTAAACCGCTATTGTTCAAGTGCATTTTTGTGTGTTCAAGATGTCTCTGCTTTAATTGATATCACCACCTATATATGTTGTAAATATTATTAACAGATTAATCTGTTATGACTTTTCAATTGTATACCTCTGAGTTGTCACAAATAGGAATCAAGTGAAATTTTTGAAGTGTGATGCTGTGAGCAATGTTACATGGCCAGTGCAATTTATTGTTCTTGTTTAGTTGTTAGCcgttaatatttaaaagtgtagGCTAAATGCATTAAGTTGGGTTGTTGGACACTTTGGACTAAAGGAATTGGATTG
This window contains:
- the LOC112720368 gene encoding vesicle-fusing ATPase, translated to MTNRKDMLDEALLRPGRLEVQVEISLPDENGRLQILQIHTNKMKENSFLAPDVNLQELAARTKNYSGAELKGVVKSAVSYALSRQLSLEDLTKQVEEENIKVTEFWNSNFKNTYLKTLKLFGGATKEG
- the LOC112720369 gene encoding putative pentatricopeptide repeat-containing protein At5g43820, coding for MAFRFLPLLVQCAKLRHPFPSKLSSISTSLHHLSDSFFSEELFPDRQKTISNLDEHLVLEQISELLPIAKCASQNTILKDHESKSAREPVDGFLSPEEKLRGVFLQKLNGKAAIEQALSNVGVDVNIDVLGRVVNSGNLGGEAMVAFFNWAIKQPMLPKDIGSYRVIVKALGRRKFFKFMMEVLDDMKVNGLEADLLLLFIVIDSFVRAGHVSKAIQVFSNLDDLGLRRNADALNVLLSCLCQRSHMSAASSVFNSMKGKVSFDVTTYNVVAGGWSKLGSVNEIERIMKEMEVDGFHPDCRTFSLFIEGLGRAGRIDEAVEVFNKMQEKNCPADTETYNAMIFNFVSVRDFDESMKYYKALLSNNCEPNLDTYTRIIIGFLRARKVADALQMFDEMLRQGVVPSTGMVTSFIKHLCNYGPPYAAIIIYKKVRKLGCMISMNAYKILLMRLMKFAKCGMLLNIWQEMQECGYNSDIEVYECIITGLCNIGQLENAVLVMEESLQKGFCPSRLVYSKLSNRLLASNKTEIAYKLFLKIKHARSLKSARSFWRSNGWHF